The proteins below are encoded in one region of Rhododendron vialii isolate Sample 1 chromosome 7a, ASM3025357v1:
- the LOC131333100 gene encoding uncharacterized protein LOC131333100, translating into MHNPKYWPFFKDCIGAIDGTHIDAKVPAREQIPYRGRHKTTSQNVMAACSFDMRFTYVLSGWEGTANDSRVLFECVNNPAMEFPMAPLGKYYVVDSGYQNMPGFLTPYKGERYHLSLFRGRRRLPTKEEEWFNYRHSSLRNVIERCFGALKARFPILKQMPKGFSVWTQKYLPTACCTVHNFIRMHDKNDAVFKFYSKEDLIVESEQGRRSSSQQINVTPAQLREMARVRNTIARQIFNSQRL; encoded by the exons ATGCACAATCCAAAGTACTGGCCATTCTTTAAG GATTGTATTGGTGCTATAGATGGTACACATATCGATGCAAAGGTTCCTGCTCGTGAGCAAATTCCATATCGTGGGAGGCACAAGACCACGTCACAAAATGTAATGGCTGCATGTTCATTTGATATGAGATTTACTTACGTCTTGTCGGGTTGGGAGGGTACGGCAAATGACTCACGAGTGCTTTTTGAGTGTGTGAATAATCCAGCAATGGAATTTCCTATGGCACCTCTAG GTAAGTATTATGTGGTTGATTCGGGATATCAAAATATGCCTGGGTTTCTAACGCCATACAAGGGTGAGCGGTACCACTTGTCCTTGTTCCGTGGACGTAGACGATTACCTacgaaagaagaagaatggttcAATTATCGTCACTCGTCCCTTCGCAACGTGATAGAGCGCTGCTTTGGCGCATTGAAGGCACGATTTCCTATCTTGAAACAAATGCCTAAAGGCTTTAGTGTGTGGACCCAAAAATATTTGCCAACCGCTTGTTGCACGGTCCACAACTTTATAAGGATGCATGACAAAAATGATGCAGTGTTCAAATTCTATAGCAAGGAAGATTTGATTGTTGAAAGTGAGCAAGGCCGTAGGAGCTCTTCTCAACAGATTAATGTCACCCCCGCTCAATTGCGAGAAATGGCTAGAGTTCGCAATACTATTGCCCGCCAAATCTTTAATAGCCAAAGGCTTTGA